TCGGCACTGCGCTGGCGCTGGAGCCGGGGCTGGTCGAGCACTGGCGCGCCGGCCACGATGCGCAGCCGCAGTTGCGGCCGATCCGCTGGCGCTCGAAGCCGCTGGCGGCGCTGGCCTACATGGCCTTGGTCAAGTTGCAACTGCGCCGCCTGGGCGACAGCCGCCGCCCCGATCCGCAAGCCTCGCCGCTGCGCGCGTTGTTGCTGGAGCAATGGCGCACGCAACGGCGCACCCGGCAGTACCGGCGCTGGATGGACGGGCAGTCGGGGGCCTGAGCTGTGGCGAATGCTAGCGGCGGATAGCGTCCGCCAGGCGTGCAGGCTGCGATGGCGATCTGCTTGTCGCTGCGCCCGGCGAACCGCCGGGTAGCAGCGTGCTGCAGGCGCCACGGCTGACGGGGGCGAGGGGCACGAACAGCTCGCATCAGCCGAGCGAGCGTGCTTGCAGAACCATCAACCCTCGAAGCTGCAGCCGATCCGTCCCAGTCCTTCGATCTCCAGCTCGAAGTCATCCCCGGGCGTGACTTGCGACATCGGCGCCAGCGCCCCGCAGAGCAGTACATCGCCGGCCTTCAGCGGTGCGCCGAGGCGCGCCATGCGCCGTGCCAGCCAGAGGGCGATGTCGAGTACGGCGGTAATGTTCGTCTGGGTCGGCGGAAAGGCCGGCGCGCCATTGCGCAACAGTTGTACCGCCAGCGCCGTGCCTTCCAGCGTCTTCAGTGCGACCGGCTGGCCGCCGGTGAGGTAGAGGCCCGCACAGAGATTGTCGGCGATGGAGTCGAGCAGGCCGATCTGCCAGTTGGCCACGGCGCTGTCGTTGATCTCGATGGCCGGGACGGCGCCGTCGATGCAGGCGCTCAGGTCGGCAAGGTCCGGCTCGCTGGCGGGCAGGTCGCGTCCCACCAGCAGGGCGATTTCCGCCTCGATGCGGGGTTGCAGCAGACGGTCGCGGGGGATGCGTGCGCCAGGCTGGCAGCGCAGGGACGCGAGCAGTCGGCCGTAGACCGGTTCGTCGACTTTCAGCGCCGCCTGCATCACCGGTGAGATCAGGCCGGCCTTGGCGCCCGCCAGGTGTTCCCCGGCCGCCAGCGCCAGGTCGATGCCCAGCGCCTGCACGCGGTAGGCGTCGTCGAGCCCGCTCAGGACGTAGGTCGCCGCCGGTGCGGCGAGGGGCGTTCGGCTGGCCCGCGCGTGGGCCAGGGCGCGGGCGGCGGCGTGATGGTTGTCGGTGCTCATGGCGCGTCTCCTCAGCGGCAAGGGATTTCGCCGACCACGGTGGTGCGATACATCTCGCGGCGCATGCCGTGGTAGTCCGATACCGGGTAGTGCCAGGTGCTGCGGTTGTCCCAGATCGCCAGGGTACCCTGGGTCCAGCGCATGCGGCAGGTGAAGGCGGGCTGGGTGGCGATGCTGAACAGGTACTCCAGCAACGGCTGCGACTCGGCGGGGCGCATGCCCTTGATGCCGCTGGTGTAGGCGGGGTTGATGAAAAGGATCTTCTTGCCGGTTTCCGGGTGGTGGGTCACCAGCGGGTGGGAGCGCACCTCGCCGTCGTGGTTGCCGTAGCGCACTGCCATGTTTTCCATCAGGTCGTTGTGCTTGGCCTCGGCGCCGTAGGCGCGCTCCGGGCTGTGGATGGCGTCCAGGGTCTCCAGCTGGGCGCGCAGCTTGGGCGACAGCCATTCGTAGGCCAGTGCCAGGTTGGCGTAGAGGGTGTCGCCGCCGAACGGCGGGATATCGTGGCCGTAGAGCAGGGTGAAGGCGGGCGGGCGCTCCTGGAAGGACCAGTCGGTGTGCCAGGCGCCACCGAACACCACCGGGGTCTTCTCGTTGGCTTCCTTGACCACCCGCACCACATGAGGATGGTCTTGCATGCCGATCACATAGGGCTCACGGCCAAACTCGCCGAAACGCAGGGTGACGGCTTCGAGGTCTTCCACGCTGAGCGACTGGCCACGGATGAACAGCACCTTGTGTGCCAGCAGGGCCTGGCGCAGCTCGGCGAACCCTTCCTCGCCCAGTTGCTTGAGATCGGCGCCGGTGACGTCCGCACCGATGGCGCCGGTGGCGGGGACGATACTGAAGTGGCGGTAGTCGGCTGCGCGGTTCTGACTCGGCAGTGCGTAGAAGAACTCGAACATGGGGATGCCTCTTGTGGGTGTTGTTGGCCACTCAAGGATGGTCAGCGCGCGGGCTTTCTTCCATGATGAAATCCGCCAAAAATTGATTTTTTCCGCCAGAGCAAACCACCAAGGAGCCCGCGATGGATTGGCGCCAGACCCGTGAGATCACCGGCGTACGCTACCTGCTCGACAGCGCCCGCGAGGAGGGGCTGGCCGAGGACGAGTGCCTGGTGGGTAGCGCCATTGCGCCGGCGGACCTGCAGGCACGCGCCGGGCGTATCCAGGCATGGCAGGAGCTGGCGGTGATCCGCAATCTGCTGCAGCGGGTCGCTCGGCCCGGTCTTGGCCTGTCTACCGGACGGCGCTATCACCTCACCTCGCTGGGGTTGCTGGGTTTCACCATGCTCGCCAGCCGTACGCTGCAGGAGGCCTTCGAGACCTTCGGGCGCTTCCAGAGCCTCGCGCTGACCCTTTGTCCGGTCAGCAGCGAGCTGGAGGCGCGCGGGCTGTGGCTGCTGTTCGATGACCGCGTGCTGCCCGAGGACGCCCGCGCCTTTGTGGTGGAACGGGGTATCGCCGGGTGCTGGCAACTGTCCGGCGAATTGCTGCAACGACCGCTGCAACCATTGGCCATCGAGCTGCGCTGTGCCGCGCCGGCGGATGACGGAGCGTTCCGCGAGATGTTCGGCATCGCGCCCAGCTTCGATGCTCCGCGCAACGCAATGCTGTTTGCCGCGGAGGATTTGCGGGTGCCGTTGCCCCAGGCGCAGATCAGCGCCCGCGACAGCGGCGAGCAACTGTGCGAACGCCTGTGCGGCGAACTGGCCCTGACCCTGGCCGCCACAGCCACTGCGCGGCAGGTGCAGCAATTGCTGCTGCGCGACTCCGCGACCCTGCTGGGCGCCGCGCAGGTGGCTGAGCGGCTGGGCCTTTCCGAGCGCACGCTGCAACGGCGTCTGGCGGAGGAAGGGCAGAGTCTTCAGGTGCTCAACGATGGCATCAAGCAGCGTCTTGCCGAACGTCTTTTACGCGAGTCGCCGATGGACCTGCAGGGCATCGCGCAGTGCCTGGGGTATGCTGAGGCGGCGAGTTTTTCCCGTGCTTTCCGGCGTTGGACGGGGCAGTCGCCGGGACGCTGGAAACGTCAGTCCGGAACCCTGCCGACGCGCTGAAGTCGAACCGCCCGCGAAGCCTCTGGAATGGG
This Pseudomonas sp. ATCC 13867 DNA region includes the following protein-coding sequences:
- a CDS encoding 2-keto-4-pentenoate hydratase, with product MSTDNHHAAARALAHARASRTPLAAPAATYVLSGLDDAYRVQALGIDLALAAGEHLAGAKAGLISPVMQAALKVDEPVYGRLLASLRCQPGARIPRDRLLQPRIEAEIALLVGRDLPASEPDLADLSACIDGAVPAIEINDSAVANWQIGLLDSIADNLCAGLYLTGGQPVALKTLEGTALAVQLLRNGAPAFPPTQTNITAVLDIALWLARRMARLGAPLKAGDVLLCGALAPMSQVTPGDDFELEIEGLGRIGCSFEG
- a CDS encoding TauD/TfdA dioxygenase family protein, with amino-acid sequence MFEFFYALPSQNRAADYRHFSIVPATGAIGADVTGADLKQLGEEGFAELRQALLAHKVLFIRGQSLSVEDLEAVTLRFGEFGREPYVIGMQDHPHVVRVVKEANEKTPVVFGGAWHTDWSFQERPPAFTLLYGHDIPPFGGDTLYANLALAYEWLSPKLRAQLETLDAIHSPERAYGAEAKHNDLMENMAVRYGNHDGEVRSHPLVTHHPETGKKILFINPAYTSGIKGMRPAESQPLLEYLFSIATQPAFTCRMRWTQGTLAIWDNRSTWHYPVSDYHGMRREMYRTTVVGEIPCR
- a CDS encoding AraC family transcriptional regulator, encoding MDWRQTREITGVRYLLDSAREEGLAEDECLVGSAIAPADLQARAGRIQAWQELAVIRNLLQRVARPGLGLSTGRRYHLTSLGLLGFTMLASRTLQEAFETFGRFQSLALTLCPVSSELEARGLWLLFDDRVLPEDARAFVVERGIAGCWQLSGELLQRPLQPLAIELRCAAPADDGAFREMFGIAPSFDAPRNAMLFAAEDLRVPLPQAQISARDSGEQLCERLCGELALTLAATATARQVQQLLLRDSATLLGAAQVAERLGLSERTLQRRLAEEGQSLQVLNDGIKQRLAERLLRESPMDLQGIAQCLGYAEAASFSRAFRRWTGQSPGRWKRQSGTLPTR